A stretch of the Thalassotalea euphylliae genome encodes the following:
- a CDS encoding chemotaxis protein CheA gives MSFEADEEILQDFLIEAGEILEALSEQLVELENDPDNADLLNAIFRGFHTVKGGAGFLSLTELVDACHGAENVFDILRNGQRSVTPELMDVILQALDTINEMFALVQNREQPEPADPALLAELHRLSEPEGSESAAPAPAVEEHEPEIFQETEVAAESAGGDEEMTEDEFEALLDELHGPGNSAASASTPAAQPAPSNSDEITDDEFESLLDELHGQGAFKTAAKETTTSQSSSSDEIDDSEFEALLDELHGKGKAPSAAPATPAPKPAAKPEAAKPQAAKPAAQPAAKPAAKAPAKSAAKDKKPAAPAAPQAETTVRVDTKRLDQIMNMVGELVLVRNRLTSLGLTKEDEELTKAVSNLDAVTTDLQGAVMKTRMQPIKKVFGRFPRVVRDLARSLNKEIKLILEGEETDLDKNLVEALADPLVHLVRNSVDHGIEEPSVREANGKPREGTVILSASQEGDHILLTIRDDGAGMNAEKLKQIAIDRGVLDAEAAARMPEKEAFNLIFAPGFSTKTEISEVSGRGVGMDVVKTKITQLNGTVNIDSEMGVGTVLEIKVPLTLAILPTLMVVVGEQIFALPLAGVNEIFHLDLTNTNVVDGQLTIIVREKAIPLFYLDQWLVKGSENKPRENGHVVIVQLGTQQVGFVVDSLIGQEEVVIKPLDRLLHGTPGMAGATITSDGGIALILDVPSMLKHYAKKSLVHKKLRG, from the coding sequence ATGTCCTTTGAAGCGGATGAAGAAATTCTACAGGATTTTTTAATAGAAGCAGGCGAAATTTTAGAAGCATTGTCTGAGCAACTTGTTGAGTTGGAAAATGACCCTGACAATGCTGATTTACTGAACGCTATTTTTAGAGGCTTTCATACCGTCAAAGGTGGTGCCGGATTTTTATCATTAACTGAACTTGTTGATGCCTGTCACGGTGCGGAAAATGTGTTTGACATTCTGCGTAATGGTCAACGTTCTGTAACCCCTGAATTGATGGATGTTATCTTGCAAGCGCTTGATACCATTAATGAAATGTTTGCGTTGGTGCAAAATCGTGAACAACCCGAACCTGCAGATCCTGCTTTGCTTGCCGAGCTTCACCGTTTGAGTGAGCCAGAAGGTAGCGAAAGCGCTGCGCCAGCTCCTGCTGTTGAAGAGCACGAACCAGAGATCTTCCAAGAAACTGAAGTTGCAGCAGAATCTGCTGGCGGCGATGAAGAAATGACGGAAGACGAGTTCGAAGCACTGCTTGACGAGCTTCATGGTCCGGGAAATAGTGCAGCTTCTGCTAGTACCCCTGCTGCACAACCAGCACCCTCCAATAGCGATGAAATTACTGACGATGAATTCGAATCATTGCTAGATGAACTTCATGGCCAAGGTGCATTCAAAACAGCAGCAAAAGAGACTACGACAAGTCAAAGCAGTTCTTCTGACGAAATTGACGATAGCGAATTTGAAGCGTTATTGGATGAGTTGCATGGTAAAGGCAAAGCCCCAAGTGCTGCGCCAGCGACTCCGGCACCTAAACCTGCGGCTAAGCCTGAAGCGGCTAAGCCACAAGCCGCCAAACCAGCAGCGCAACCTGCGGCCAAGCCCGCAGCAAAAGCGCCAGCTAAGTCTGCGGCTAAAGATAAGAAGCCGGCTGCTCCTGCGGCTCCGCAAGCGGAAACTACCGTTCGTGTTGATACTAAACGTTTAGACCAAATTATGAACATGGTTGGCGAGCTCGTATTGGTGCGTAACCGACTAACGAGTTTAGGTCTGACAAAAGAAGACGAAGAGCTAACAAAAGCGGTTTCTAATCTAGATGCAGTAACAACTGATCTTCAAGGCGCGGTGATGAAAACGCGTATGCAGCCAATCAAGAAAGTATTTGGCCGCTTCCCTCGTGTTGTCCGTGATTTGGCGCGTAGCTTAAATAAAGAAATTAAGCTGATTCTTGAAGGTGAAGAAACTGATTTAGATAAGAACTTAGTTGAAGCGCTAGCTGATCCGCTAGTTCACTTAGTTCGAAACTCAGTTGACCACGGTATTGAAGAGCCAAGCGTACGTGAGGCTAATGGTAAACCGCGTGAAGGTACGGTTATTTTATCTGCTTCACAAGAAGGTGATCATATCTTACTAACCATCCGTGATGATGGTGCGGGTATGAATGCAGAAAAGCTTAAGCAAATTGCAATTGACCGCGGTGTCCTAGACGCAGAAGCTGCGGCACGTATGCCAGAAAAAGAAGCGTTCAACCTAATTTTTGCACCTGGCTTCTCAACGAAAACAGAGATTTCTGAAGTGTCTGGCCGCGGCGTTGGCATGGACGTTGTGAAGACCAAAATCACTCAGCTAAATGGTACTGTTAATATTGATTCTGAAATGGGCGTTGGCACCGTTTTAGAAATTAAAGTGCCGCTAACGTTAGCAATCTTGCCGACGCTAATGGTTGTTGTTGGCGAACAGATTTTTGCTTTACCGCTAGCTGGTGTTAACGAAATCTTCCACTTAGATTTAACTAACACTAATGTGGTAGATGGTCAGCTAACAATTATTGTTCGTGAGAAAGCTATTCCGTTGTTCTACCTTGATCAATGGTTAGTAAAAGGTAGCGAGAATAAACCACGCGAAAATGGTCATGTTGTTATCGTGCAACTAGGCACACAGCAAGTTGGCTTCGTGGTTGACAGCTTAATTGGTCAAGAAGAGGTGGTGATTAAACCATTAGACCGATTGCTACACGGTACGCCAGGTATGGCAGGCGCGACAATCACCAGTGATGGCGGTATCGCGTTAATTCTTGATGTACCAAGTATGTTAAAGCACTACGCAAAAAAATCCCTCGTTCATAAAAAGCTGCGCGGTTAA